The following proteins are encoded in a genomic region of Sylvia atricapilla isolate bSylAtr1 chromosome 14, bSylAtr1.pri, whole genome shotgun sequence:
- the SYNPO gene encoding synaptopodin, translating into MLRTRLQQFCLHPQPSCPMPGEAEQPPRVCGTAKGDTEGDSGCWQKRGSREGQSCHQLWDAPASDPGKQEARTGLLGEKSSENCQRDPRGLSGDAPQPPLNGSSLALADEPAAPTKCPGSAPDLLPAADRPTGNPSQEWKVVKIQRVLINPDFEPRKTGLSRSASLSEKELKEAKARSQRIAAQLTTAPGPSSKGVLLFHRRRQRVEGLTGAGHGGALPLSPAAQPRPGAMEESQGMKPKPDQPADPGERMLANASPCQELPAEAQQVPLSVYLKENMASAATNGVQEQAGSGMERGVEGLGNGGAPAGLNAAALVLPQSPEEGKNVKVPSEVPGEVPSEVPSAPAGTATGMASPAGQQQNGTQGRQYYEVHLTLAKPKPVKNRTARPFGTQAAPASAPPAEEPPAPELPPPPTYAETLSSPPPLTRVRSPPAYSALYPTQEPKMLPDPLLGCGVSGPNPLPKTGILEESAARRASRKSMFTFVEKPKLGPNPDLLDLVQSADSRKKQKEQGEPSAEDEPFALGAEAANFVPNSAARGVQHLPPAEDAPAWSSCLKSPTIQPKKKPQPSHILTEARGKGAELFARRQSRMEKFIIEAPSQPELLRSPSPTMSLPPSWKYDNNAYLSPMVSRRPSKSPCRPSKTPPASLYGNNLMENEVSQKELEISKHQPYQLQSSLFILSPSKGPAKSMPQEVPPPRPSLPDSYPYPQQVSCPPSPLPPSPVWHPPVMPSAGQTTASSFSSAAGALPLPHDSRASPGAPAEVLLASPCRLLPPRGKAGFQAPRPSYSTRNAGIEPQDRRSSLPASPTWTPRLARRPGSLDGWASPASVPELDEGPPTSPPWSERSLSPLRQDADPRASRQMQARLARNIINAARRKSSSPKAVGLESCRPFTPISAGPPSLPQSPRLGPRAPALQAASSALGSLGSPSPTHKSPLRSPRAGSPQFCASPGMPRAAWAEGRRLLLPSSANSCPVPRLSPIPRSPLPSPVVGGRPTAKRCTSRSPTDSDVSLDSEDSGTKSPGIHSFNLCPRGWTSSLRLKTGSLPSGAPCTS; encoded by the exons ATGCTGAGGACAAGGCTCCAGCAGTTCTGCctccacccccagcccagctgccctaTGCCCGgagaggctgagcagcccccCCGTGTCTGTGGGACAGCCaagggggacactgagggggaCAGTGGCTGTTGGCAGAAgagggggagcagagaggggcagagctgccatcagctctgggatgctccagcctcTGACCCGGGCAAGCAGGAGGCACGGACAGGACTGCTGGGAGAGAAATCAAGTGAGAACTGCCAGAGGGACCCCAGGGGGCTCAGTGGGGATGCACCACAACCCCCATTGaatggcagcagcctggccttggcagACGAGCCTGCAGCCCCCACCAagtgccctggctctgccccagatctgctccctgcagcagacAGGCCCACGGGCAACCCCAGCCAGGAGTGGAAAGTGGTGAAGATCCAACGGGTCCTCATCAACCCTGACTTTGAGCCAAGGAAAACAG GTCTCTCCCGCAGCGCCAGCCTCTCGGAGAAGGAGCTGAAGGAGGCGAAGGCGCGGAGCCAGAGGATCGCAGCTCAGCTCACCACGGCTCCCGGTCCCAGCTCCAAGGGCGTCCTGCTCTTCCACCGGCGCAGGCAGCGCGTTGAGGGGCTCACGGGGGCCGGGCATGGCGGGGCGCTGCCGCTGAGCCCCGCGGCCCAGCCGCGCCCAGGGGCCATGGAGGAGAGCCAGGGCATGAAGCCGAAGCCCGACCAGCCTGCCGATCCAGGAGAAAGGATGCTGGCAAACGCCTCCCCgtgccaggagctccctgctgAAGCCCAGCAGGTCCCGCTCAGCGTTTACCTGAAGGAGAACATGGCATCGGCCGCCACCAACGGCgtgcaggagcaggcaggcagCGGGATGGAGAGAGGGGTGGAGGGGCTCGGAAATGGAGGAGCCCCTGCGGGGCTGAACGCTGCAGCTCTTGTCCTGCCACAGAGCCCCGAGGAGGGGAAGAATGTCAAGGTGCCCAGTGAGGTGCCCGGTGAGGTGCCTAGCGAGGTGCCCAGCGCGCCAGCGGGGACAGCCACAGGGATGGCGTCCCCCGCCGGGCAGCAGCAGAACGGGACACAGGGCCGGCAGTACTACGAGGTCCATCTCACCCTGGCCAAGCCTAAGCCTGTGAAGAACAGGACAGCCAGACCCTTCGGCACCCAGGCGGCCCCTGCCAGTGCCCCGCCGGCCGAGGAGCCCCCTGCCCCCGAGCTGCCCCCACCGCCGACCTATGCAGAGACCCTCAGCAGCCCCCCACCCCTCACCCGTGTCCGCTCGCCCCCTGCCTACTCGGCCCTGTACCCCACCCAGGAGCCGAAGATGCTGCCAGATCCCCTCCTGGGCTGCGGGGTGAGCGGACCAAACCCCTTGCCCAAAACAGGGATCCTGGAGGAGTCGGCTGCCCGGAGAGCCAGCAGAAAGTCCATGTTCACCTTCGTGGAGAAGCCGAAGCTGGGCCCCAACCCCGACCTGCTGGACCTGGTTCAGAGTGCAGACagcaggaagaagcagaaggagcaggggGAGCCCAGTGCCGAGGATGAGCCCTTCGCCCTTGGGGCTGAAGCTGCGAACTTTGTTCCCAACAGTGCAGCCAGGGGTGTGCAACACCTCCCACCAGCTGAGGATGCTCCAGCATGGTCCTCCTGCCTCAAGTCTCCCACCATCCAGCCCAAGAAgaagccacagcccagccacaTCCTCACTGAAGCGAgagggaaaggggctgagctctTTGCCCGCCGCCAATCCAGGATGGAGAAGTTCATCATTGAGGCCCCgtcccagcctgagctgctgcgGTCCCCATCGCCCACCAtgtccctgcctccctcctggAAGTATGACAACAATGCTTATCTGTCACCCATGGTCTCCAGACGCCCCTCCAAAAGTCCCTGCAGGCCCTCCAAAACCCCTCCTGCATCTCTGTATGGCAACAACCTAATGGAGAACGAGGTGTcccagaaggagctggagatcTCCAAGCACCAGCCTTACCAGCTCCAGTCTTCTCTCTTCATCCTCTCCCCATCCAAGGGGCCAGCAAAGTCCATGCCCCAGGAGGTGCCCCCACCCAGACCCTCTCTTCCTGACTCCTACCCCTATCCTCAGCAAGTCTCCTGCCCGCCCTCTCCGTTGCCTCCTTCCCCGGTTTGGCATCCCCCCGTGATGCCCAGCGCCGGCCAGACCActgccagctccttctccagtgCTGCCGGGGCTCTGCCCCTGCCTCACGACAGCCGTGCCAGTCCTGGAGCCCCggctgaggtgctgctggcctCCCCGTGCCGCCTGCTGCCGCCCCGGGGAAAGGCAGGCTTCCAGGCGCCCCGGCCCTCCTACTCCACCAGGAATGCCGGCATCGAGCCGCAG gACAGGCGCTCGTCCCTCCCTGCATCGCCCACCTGGACGCCCCGGCTGGCGCGGCGCCCGGGCAGCCTGGAcggctgggccagccctgcctctgtgCCCGAGCTGGACGAGGGACCCCCCACGTCCCCTCCGTGGAGCGAGAGGTCGCTGTCCCCGCTGCGGCAGGACGCGGACCCCCGGGCCAGCCGGCAGATGCAAGCGCGGCTCGCCAGGAACATCATCAACGCTGCCCGCAGGAagagctcctctcccaaagCCGTGGGGCTGGAGAGCTGCCGGCCCTTCACCCCCATCTCTGCCGGCccccccagcctgccccagtCGCCCCGGCTGGGGCCAAGAGCGCCGGCActgcaggctgccagcagcgcgctggggagcctgggcagcccctcGCCCACCCACAAGAGCCCCCTGCGATCGCCCCGGGCAGGCAGCCCCCAGTTCTGTGCCTCCCCCGGGATGCCCCGAGCCGCCTGGGCAGAGGGTCGCCGGCTCCTGCTGCCATCCAGCGCGAATTCCTGCCCCGTGCCCAGGCTGTCCCCCATCCCCAGGAGCCCCCTGCCATCCCCCGTGGTGGGCGGGCGGCCCACAGCCAAGCGTTGCACCTCCCGGTCCCCGACGGACTCGGACGTCTCCCTCGACTCCGAAGACTCGGGGACCAAGAGCCCGGGAATCCACAGCTTCAACCTCTGTCCCCGGGGCTGGACCAGCAGCCTGCGGCTGAAGACGGGGAGTCTGCCTTCAGGGGCTCCCTGCACCTCCTAG